A single window of bacterium DNA harbors:
- a CDS encoding class II fructose-bisphosphate aldolase: MQPLRERIRDAEAKKVAIGHFNISNLEQLKAVAHAAMRLDVPVIIGVSEGERAYLGLHHVKDFVASYNAEHAKEHGFRLYLNADHTHDPGKVREAARVGFDAVLFDGGKLPFAENVALTRTAATLAREVQPNVLVEGELGYIGSGSQVLEKIPEGAAVTPVQMTTPEEAARFVKETGVDLLAPAVGNVHGLVEGGNPKLNIDRIREIKKAVNIPLVLHGGSGVSDEDFRAAIEAGISIIHISTELRLAWREGIAESLRANPNEVAPYKLTELALAKMERVAESRLRLFNRI, translated from the coding sequence ATGCAACCCCTCCGCGAACGAATTAGGGATGCCGAGGCGAAGAAAGTCGCCATCGGGCACTTCAACATCTCGAACCTCGAGCAGTTGAAAGCCGTGGCGCACGCCGCGATGCGGCTCGACGTGCCGGTCATTATCGGCGTCTCGGAGGGGGAGCGTGCCTACCTCGGCCTTCACCACGTGAAGGACTTTGTCGCGAGCTACAACGCCGAACACGCGAAGGAGCACGGCTTCCGCCTGTACCTGAACGCCGACCACACGCACGACCCGGGGAAGGTGCGCGAGGCGGCGCGGGTGGGGTTCGACGCGGTGCTTTTTGATGGCGGGAAGCTGCCGTTTGCGGAGAACGTGGCGCTCACGCGGACTGCGGCGACGCTCGCGCGGGAGGTGCAACCGAATGTGCTCGTTGAGGGGGAGCTCGGGTACATCGGAAGTGGATCCCAGGTTCTCGAGAAAATTCCCGAGGGTGCGGCGGTCACGCCAGTGCAGATGACGACACCCGAGGAGGCGGCGCGGTTTGTGAAAGAAACGGGCGTGGACCTCTTGGCACCCGCCGTGGGAAATGTGCATGGCCTCGTTGAGGGGGGGAACCCGAAGCTTAATATTGACAGAATCCGTGAAATCAAAAAGGCAGTAAACATCCCTCTCGTCCTCCATGGCGGGTCTGGTGTCTCCGACGAGGATTTCCGTGCGGCCATCGAGGCCGGCATTTCAATCATTCATATTTCGACCGAACTCCGCCTCGCTTGGCGGGAGGGGATAGCGGAATCGCTCCGGGCGAACCCGAACGAGGTGGCGCCCTACAAGCTCACCGAGCTCGCCCTCGCGAAGATGGAACGGGTAGCAGAGTCCCGGCTTCGGCTCTTCAACCGAATCTAG
- a CDS encoding PCRF domain-containing protein gives MDTTLIAKIIMEIRAGAGGDEASLFAGDLMRMYQRYAQKRGWGFAILDASESGARGYKTVSAEVKGTGAYEALRHESGVHRVQRVPSTERQGRIHTSTASVAVLPVVEAKQVDLKESDIEVSFSRAGGPGGQNVNKVETAVRVTHKPTGIVVSCRVERSQHANREKAMEMLRAMLYDAEQRQSVGSVADLRKSQIGTADRSEKIRTYNFPEDRITDHRIGKKFHNIEKILEGAFDPIVEAWAKQGSVNS, from the coding sequence ATGGATACGACATTGATTGCAAAGATCATTATGGAAATCCGCGCGGGTGCGGGGGGTGATGAGGCCTCGCTCTTCGCGGGCGACCTCATGCGCATGTACCAGCGGTACGCGCAGAAGCGCGGGTGGGGATTTGCGATTCTCGACGCGTCCGAGTCCGGTGCGCGTGGCTATAAAACGGTGAGCGCGGAGGTAAAGGGAACTGGCGCCTATGAAGCTCTCCGGCACGAGTCCGGTGTGCATCGAGTCCAGCGCGTCCCTTCAACGGAGCGACAGGGAAGGATACATACTTCGACGGCGTCGGTCGCCGTCCTGCCTGTCGTGGAAGCGAAGCAGGTTGACCTGAAGGAGAGCGATATTGAGGTTTCATTCTCGCGTGCCGGCGGCCCCGGGGGGCAGAATGTGAACAAGGTGGAGACGGCGGTGCGTGTCACACACAAGCCGACCGGCATCGTGGTTTCCTGCCGCGTGGAACGCTCCCAGCACGCGAACCGTGAGAAGGCGATGGAGATGCTGCGCGCGATGCTCTATGACGCCGAGCAGCGCCAGTCTGTGGGGTCTGTTGCAGACCTCCGGAAGTCGCAGATCGGCACCGCCGACCGGTCGGAAAAGATTCGCACGTACAACTTTCCCGAGGACCGCATCACCGACCACCGCATTGGGAAGAAGTTCCACAACATCGAGAAGATACTGGAAGGTGCATTCGACCCCATCGTGGAGGCGTGGGCGAAGCAGGGGAGCGTAAATAGTTAA